The following proteins are encoded in a genomic region of Dyadobacter sp. UC 10:
- a CDS encoding response regulator transcription factor, with amino-acid sequence MIRILIADDHPLMRAGTRQALNNFIAEVDITEVDSFKKAVHAADSVDFDLAILDISMPGGNSVKMVETFNKKKPGLPVLILSYYDEKLYALAFIKAGARGYITKDAPESEFKKAVEGILYHQRVYLSEELREESFRMFMRTGKGRTEFSGELSVREREIAQMFVSGMFVAEIAAVLNLHTSTVSTHRMRILRKMGVTNVIDLAKKFNMLNENE; translated from the coding sequence ATGATCAGGATTCTTATTGCTGACGATCACCCATTGATGAGAGCAGGAACACGTCAGGCATTAAATAATTTTATCGCTGAGGTGGACATTACAGAGGTGGATAGCTTCAAAAAAGCAGTTCATGCAGCGGATTCCGTTGACTTCGACCTGGCCATTCTGGACATTTCGATGCCTGGCGGCAACAGCGTGAAAATGGTTGAGACATTCAATAAGAAAAAGCCCGGACTACCGGTGCTGATATTGTCATATTATGACGAAAAGTTGTACGCATTAGCATTTATTAAAGCAGGCGCCCGCGGTTATATCACGAAGGATGCGCCCGAATCCGAGTTCAAAAAAGCGGTAGAAGGGATTCTGTACCATCAGCGGGTGTATCTCAGCGAGGAATTGCGGGAGGAAAGTTTCCGGATGTTTATGAGGACCGGAAAGGGAAGGACCGAATTTTCCGGTGAGCTCTCTGTGCGGGAACGAGAAATTGCTCAAATGTTCGTTTCCGGTATGTTCGTTGCGGAGATAGCCGCTGTACTAAATCTTCATACATCTACCGTAAGTACGCACCGCATGAGAATTTTGCGTAAAATGGGCGTGACCAACGTCATTGATCTTGCAAAAAAGTTCAATATGCTGAATGAAAATGAATAG